In Candidatus Zixiibacteriota bacterium, the DNA window TCAAGGATTCGGCATAGAACTGACCCTGCAGAAAGACCGCGGCTGGCTTTTCCCTTACGAAAAGCCCATCCACTGCTGCGGTATAGCCGAACTGGTCGTCAGTCAGATAATAGACCATGTTCTCGTTGTACAGATCAGGTCGGCCTGCGTTGGAATAAGCCTCTTTTATGGTTTCCCTGCAGGAGACCATAACCAGGGAGCGAGAGGTTGGAACTTCCAGTTTTGCCTCGTACTCTGCGGTCTTCTTAGCCACCTGGCCTAAAATGGTGACCGCGGCTATGGTCTGCATACTGTCCATATCCGATATTCCAGGAATATAGAATATCTTTCTGCCCATCTCAGTTGCCCTGCCTACCGCTTCCTCTACCGCCTCTAATCCAGCTATCTTGCGGATGAAAAGCTGTTTTCCGGATTTTGCCTGATTGATAAAATAGACAATGGACAGGGCTAAGATCAAAGCTAAAAGGAAAGTGTATCTTCTCCTCCAGTCAATCCACTGAGCTTTAGCTTTAGCTGGTGCGCTGGGAAGAGATTCTGAAAAAGATTGTATGCCCAGGGCTCTTACCTTATAATAGTAAGGCACTCCGTTATGAGCATGGGTGTCAAAATAAGTTTG includes these proteins:
- a CDS encoding fibronectin type III domain-containing protein, coding for MIRFSFLFLFTLLLFSSATGQEATLPPSPPTDVIAKDTPNDAGGSITITWKKSLDDIGTVRAENKVKGYEILRSTESEGEYEVLGKTTAGAQTYFDTHAHNGVPYYYKVRALGIQSFSESLPSAPAKAKAQWIDWRRRYTFLLALILALSIVYFINQAKSGKQLFIRKIAGLEAVEEAVGRATEMGRKIFYIPGISDMDSMQTIAAVTILGQVAKKTAEYEAKLEVPTSRSLVMVSCRETIKEAYSNAGRPDLYNENMVYYLTDDQFGYTAAVDGLFVREKPAAVFLQGQFYAESLILAETGNYVGAIQIAGTAQPAQLPFFVAACDYTLIGEELFAASAYLSRDPKLLGSLKGQDVGKFIFLFFIIVGSLFITFGIYDLSFLFR